The following proteins come from a genomic window of Rhinoraja longicauda isolate Sanriku21f chromosome 4, sRhiLon1.1, whole genome shotgun sequence:
- the LOC144592555 gene encoding uncharacterized protein LOC144592555 isoform X2: MPVKDAANIHPDFQPKLRTPDLSPDVSCGSSHGVVTPTEPTPSPDSPSPDSPYLMPLAADASKWPAGGEPRLAPAACPGVGLAAGSPPVDEGARPQPEGASCDTDAGHSYPESAETTPCVKATTPSELQRSEHKMGVPRETAGLFGLSAADGSLLGAPDVGPDVRRHQTEGPSPSDNPPTGGSLAGAGVSEAGGLPETGATPREEPDGDTQLAGTKVGREAEAEVAEGSDTPTPVPPVGKDVEHAKMDKDALYMGEDEAGLGEAMPCPGDLPPPVNGCSPTAEGQDVPSTGKECSVVMDRLHLVTSTDHVKTESSQTQDQVATIGHTDRAWCYLEPTKDLPAPCSAAELSPVTDQDLFFTAPSTPVKMAGGGHRYFSFLKSGLHEECSAEALESEDSEECLCSPPTSPSGSYRTAEGGSWTSSGTPNTSLSCSPNLLAEEAEGAEVPACYVESLSAFAEELSEEPSNGVPPLPAAPPCSTADEDIWTSTEESTERCLTETQDDLAPLAFDNENLETSEEDAGDGEDGIDADGGGEEGGDEDEDDSDEGGQENIAQDMSSKGPGLTEALNMNRQSDATNCDTELGGSPNTTQNVATLEKMSSHGNLEGPPAFRPQEEDTSEPKCKEEFDDVCEFSSGNIVTTLGNEGNLVELGSELANAKVDDLSWRGEPNLCQDRVGEGSTIPLGFLVSISCPESQEGHVFSELQCMSVEEVGVHYKMGEGAVYRACDYLLAEESRGYGRHHGATNAPLASSEELAEDCGDSAHEERSGLPGQGSEVNVEASILGPLDQGFPSGVPFDSFLEVEDELEGSLPADLGVCCRPAGQEETSEAGRRRRTRRSPEVETPRSPPDDEMMVPLSSLPFRGSIIFEAESIEITSVAPAAWGVGGDITAHRGVDESADGGRAAEANCDVGGGGGGGGGEEEEDSSVSFLYSLSENSITAGVDESFAFQDTASDSSASASLEGEDERIAADHYELPPAEQMDQAESEGVKELSAGAGDHSEEETSSSDSETSSKSCGPYCTIGMGQTMTPPHHRGNARSEDESPPPVAMPEKRREEPEGVDTSGGDGSPSLTGVEVTKPPPGQVAPPETGGLGAEALPEGVSRLLPSPSDEPRQIPLIESRQIHSDESRQIPSDESRQIPSDEPRQIHSDESRQIPSDESRQIPSDESRQIPSDESRQIPSDESRQIPSDESRQILSDESRQIPSDKPRQIPSDEGANTSQENPPQAAAKVGQFEVCWTDSIRLDSAISNTPKSSPPGQSQIIDTHGGNRRRTSLGSAPDSSEGDLSFDSSAPGEMSGELAPTIRRSPELESLSTLHQAQSGGCSEVPTMPLDMKDHPPTGSKSTSLPSHLEKMEMKNEDELDVELASDLPEGMNKFDDSRNLPVGELPGGDENKGPNVEMALNVPVDLANEVDLPNVSSSESNSENNNNNTVTTIQKPRGGSQYSIGKTIDSSNINVVGEDLESVCKKIDNQSTCHEETEISPHASSSHLDSAILNIPESSPPGESEVTGTHGDDGRPTSPCSAPASSDECIVAECDIPLGATELLEMFPGRPAVGSQSVIALGFRDMPLPGAEDTRLLRPVEGAPPPLPATGQSEARSGLNNLSDLMSTGKTVGAATKIPGGDQSEEQHEETFNIAPTETMNIVPLDNPMNGDTKYGKHRNSTSDPISPSSSLEMEGDDMPSKAEHSEPTPSAKDTKAIDALETHNPIGSTGPSVDASTQEEVTSSDSFHFMSIKVESSYSEPSLGKPGQQFEDERVKDGADTKACTIGSQEHSDAEQKVDIDQANLSDPEFGSNSTLRHDLLLRSASSSQGHFEPIRFANIQPANAVSPLRALSSTLEVGTHAMTSLGGCASQIRPPTTPLEPVEDVGDEEEPSDILPDNSGVETMKDLDTIQEESNEQMELLESLPDHTDQGETTDSSLENLADTFSNQMIKDYQAELYKNTSEPYSDDSRTTKPAGSDGIGTGEASNVLAGEPALQPEIQRTEVGDFVGQLEVTSTHPGDGACKLDSSIRVEDDNHRVEASHFPSGDNTCRSTIVELADVCMAGHVPPSNAQSEDSSFQPKTMNGMGEEASADVNSGKLDVSGVLLEGTLDKGQGDSVGQLEVSNSNPRNDPDQSEVTTITMDDNGNGVELPGALPDGLARKSDATDAPIGDGDKQVFSICSGTSVEKVEVPDSRMGGTDFVDVVVPEVDAHKSTMEVVDGPVKTVDTLLAEDVDGLEEVGALPAEEESALEVGDARTGGDLSQETTPTLEAKQVEADHIQPEDNVRKLDSNRADLCQDRDTSEICNTAKYSETLQTKFPETSEDSEVCTSPMKKSISLLQNDSSEAPHEDETRFSEISPGPEDHKDQAEVSDVLLDDAPYKLETVDAMSSEGNRNEGDKFTDTSTTGEPAQVVPHNEADIFTNTPEGLENVGSTLRGGPLTVNKGSEATGGETLSTVESAIGKDTSPEDHMDTGIRDGADEPGSFRHPQGHDDRRLEIAEPASTSDDREIEVTDTQLGDDSRCLDIRNQAAESQHQHVAMIPQISSDGQLNTLDSCRTELSGLSPGHTVAQHEDVRFEQGDVNKQPELPNQSPMVGDRQEVCETVPGPSQSTVEDSGSAEGLVPASLPPSESTAGSADEHPPCPQGLANNMPGLIDRVGPDDHTGVTRQDVEVVTPDAEGESGNASDLNRHVVSGEPIEDLEVHEALRSSKVPESAPEAELDLSTDESNNTTSDGSKSEDIEICDHLIIPSEPACTPSSVSPVCLGAQDVTRDSKADEAASKRQVVLEELSTKVPRDADESAGEKDAPSEMLESLESCPHQEAEGPSCTRGLADLEMDSRSRSDVSQVGSTPLVPQKSEQKRGREDSDVILESPGEGQRSVCSVGGDGQGKDATSLHASLKSIGESPRDKTLDTVQHSQLSADFGHSLGEGPAFNALLNISCRTPDRPLQCPHAAPGGFAPAAGLGLASAPIHSVAGPTHLEKASPESCVELAAQRISTAPQVAESLERCPGLGQLDSARAEARPLDTEPTCRGRHAFSPSDSRSSSESELPFPILLEGVRKRSPPQQDPVQSESIDAQIPLKQRTFETTTVNRGSCNESDSDVSVPDLEEPEVSSPLAGQEQLAQAVGIGDEPISKAKQSRSEKKARKAMSKLGLRQVHGVTRITIRKSKNILFVITKPDVFKSPVSDIYIVFGEAKIEDLSQQAHKAAAEKFKVPIEHATLIPETTPTLSIKEESEEEEMDETGLEARDIELVMAQANVSRGKAVRALRHNKNDIVNAIMELTM, translated from the exons ACCTCTCTCCCGATGTGTCTTGTGGATCGTCCCACGGTGTGGTGACCCCGACAGAGCCGACCCCGTCGCCAGACTCGCCTTCGCCGGACTCCCCCTACCTGATGCCTCTTGCCGCCGACGCATCCAAGTGGCCCGCGGGGGGGGAGCCTCGCCTCGCCCCTGCCGCCTGCCCCGGCGTGGGCCTCGCCGCGGGGAGCCCGCCCGTCGATGAGGGGGCCCGCCCGCAGCCCGAAGGGGCGAGCTGCGACACGGACGCCGGTCACTCCTACCCCGAGTCGGCCGAAACCACGCCGTGCGTAAAGGCGACCACTCCGTCAGAGCTCCAGCGCTCCGAGCACAAGATGGGGGTCCCTCGGGAAACGGCGGGCCTCTTCGGACTGAGCGCCGCCGACGGCAGCCTGCTGGGCGCGCCCGACGTCGGCCCGGACGTGAGGAGACACCAGACAGAAGGTCCATCGCCCAGCGACAACCCCCCCACCGGAGGTTCGCTGGCCGGCGCTGGAGTCTCGGAGGCGGGAGGCCTTCCAGAGACGGGCGCCACCCCCAGAGAGGAACCGGACGGGGACACACAACTGGCGGGCACCAAAGTGGGcagggaggcagaggcagaggtggCGGAAGGGTCAGATACACCCACACCCGTGCCTCCAGTGGGGAAGGACGTAGAGCACGCCAAAATGGATAAAGACGCACTGTACATGGGCGAGGATGAAGCGGGTCTTGGCGAGGCTATGCCATGCCCCGGTGACCTCCCTCCCCCTGTCAATGGGTGCTCGCCAACCGCAGAAGGTCAGGACGTTCCAAGTACTGGAAAGGAGTGTTCTGTCGTCATGGACCGTCTCCATCTGGTGACAAGCACCGATCACGTGAAGACTGAATCTTCTCAAACTCAGGACCAGGTCGCAACCATCGGGCACACTGACAGGGCTTGGTGTTACTTGGAACCCACCAAAGACCTGCCGGcgccctgcagtgcagcggaacTCTCGCCCGTCACCGATCAAGACCTGTTCTTCACCGCACCGTCCACACCAGTGAAGATGGCGGGCGGTGGCCACAGGTACTTCTCCTTCCTGAAGTCGGGCTTGCACGAGGAGTGCAGTGCGGAAGCCCTGGAGAGTGAGGACAGTGAGGAGTGCCTCTGctctccacccacctccccctcggGCTCCTACCGGACGGCAGAAGGAGGCAGCTGGACCTCGTCGGGGACCCCGAACACCTCTCTGTCTTGCTCACCCAACCTGCTGGCGGAGGAGGCGGAAGGAGCGGAAGTGCCCGCGTGTTACGTGGAGTCGCTGTCCGCCTTTGCCGAGGAGCTGAGCGAGGAGCCGTCCAATGGGGTCCCGCCTCTTCCCGCCGCTCCTCCGTGCAGCACGGCTGACGAGGACATCTGGACTTCCACGGAGGAGTCGACTGAAAGGTGCCTCACTGAAACGCAAGATGACCTTGCCCCTTTGGCATTCGATAACGAGAACCTCGAAACCAGCGAGGAAGATGCGGGCGACGGCGAGGATGGTATCGACGCTGACGGCGGAGGTGAAGAGGGTGGGGATGAAGATGAAGATGATTCAGATGAAGGTGGACAAGAAAATATAGCTCAGGACATGTCCAGCAAAGGTCCTGGACTAACTGAGGCCCTGAACATGAATCGACAATCAGATGCGACAAACTGCGATACCGAACTAGGGGGCTCACCAAACACGACACAGAATGTCGCAACCTTGGAGAAGATGTCTTCCCATGGAAACTTAGAAGGTCCACCTGCCTTCCGTCCACAGGAAGAAGATACATCAGAGCCAAAGTGCAAGGAGGAGTTTGATGATGTTTGCGAATTTAGTAGTGGAAATATTGTGACCACACTTGGTAATGAAGGCAACCTGGTAGAATTGGGATCGGAATTGGCCAATGCTAAGGTGGATGACCTCTCCTGGCGGGGTGAGCCCAACCTATGTCAGGATCGAGTTGGGGAAGGAAGCACCATCCCATTGGGCTTCCTCGTCAGTATATCGTGCCCGGAATCACAAGAGGGTCATGTGTTTTCGGAGTTGCAGTGCATGTCGGTGGAAGAGGTGGGTGTGCACTACAAGATGGGAGAGGGCGCTGTTTATCGGGCGTGTGATTACTTGCTGGCCGAGGAGAGTCGCGGGTATGGGAGACATCACGGTGCCACCAACGCCCCTCTCGCTTCCTCCGAGGAGCTGGCCGAAGATTGCGGTGACTCGGCCCACGAGGAGAGGAGCGGTCTCCCTGGGCAAGGTTCTGAGGTAAACGTCGAGGCGTCGATCCTGGGGCCCCTCGATCAGGGCTTTCCCAGCGGCGTCCCGTTCGACAGTTTTCTCGAAGTTGAAGACGAGCTCGAAGGGTCCCTGCCTGCAGATTTGGGGGTTTGTTGCCGTCCAGCGGGACAGGAGGAAACATCGGAGGCGGGAAGAAGACGGAGGACCAGGAGAAGCCCTGAGGTGGAAACGCCTCGATCTCCGCCGGACGACGAGATGATGGTGCCCTTGTCCTCGCTGCCCTTTCGAGGCAGTATCATCTTCGAGGCGGAATCCATCGAGATAACCTCGGTGGCCCCAGCAGCGTGGGGCGTTGGCGGCGATATTACCGCCCACCGCGGAGTTGATGAGAGCGCCGATGGAGGCCGTGCCGCCGAAGCCAACTGCGAcgttggaggaggaggaggaggaggaggaggagaagaagaggaAGACAGCTCGGTCTCCTTCCTCTACTCACTGTCTGAGAACTCCATCACGGCTGGCGTTGACGAGTCCTTCGCCTTTCAGGACACCGCCTCCGACTCTTCGGCCTCCGCTTCCCTGGAGGGGGAGGACGAGAGGATCGCGGCCGACCACTATGAGCTCCCGCCGGCCGAGCAGATGGACCAGGCGGAGAGCGAGGGCGTGAAGGAGTTGTCCGCCGGCGCGGGCGACCACAGCGAGGAGGAGACGTCGTCGTCCGACTCGGAGACCAGCTCCAAGTCGTGCGGGCCCTACTGCACAATCGGCATGGGGCAGACCATGACCCCGCCCCACCACCGCGGGAATGCCCGCTCCGAAGATGAAAGTCCACCGCCAGTGGCAATGCCAGAGAAACGCAGGGAGGAACCTGAGGGCGTTGACACCAGCGGCGGCGATGGTTCTCCATCCTTGACCGGCGTGGAGGTGACCAAACCCCCACCAGGTCAGGTCGCTCCACCAGAGACGGGTGGTTTAGGGGCGGAGGCACTGCCTGAAGGCGTCTCCCGGCTTCTCCCCAGTCCATCGGACGAGCCTCGGCAAATACCCTTGATCGAATCTCGGCAAATACACTCGGACGAGTCTCGGCAAATACCCTCGGACGAGTCTCGGCAAATACCCTCGGACGAGCCTCGGCAAATACACTCGGACGAGTCTCGGCAAATACCCTCGGACGAGTCTCGGCAAATACCCTCGGACGAGTCTCGGCAAATACCCTCGGACGAGTCTCGGCAAATACCCTCGGACGAGTCTCGGCAAATACCCTCGGACGAGTCTCGGCAAATACTCTCGGACGAGTCTCGGCAAATACCCTCGGACAAGCCTCGGCAAATACCCTCGGACGAGGGTGCCAACACAAGCCAGGAGAACCCTCCTCAGGCGGCAGCGAAGGTTGGGCAGTTCGAGGTATGTTGGACGGACTCCATCAGATTAGATTCAGCTATTTCCAACACCCCCAAGTCCTCACCTCCTGGCCAATCGCAAATCATAGACACCCACGGCGGCAATCGAAGACGGACGTCTCTTGGATCTGCACCAGATTCCTCAGAGGGAGATCTGTCCTTTGACTCTTCAGCCCCAGGGGAGATGAGTGGTGAATTGGCGCCAACTATAAGGCGATCGCCAGAATTAGAATCCCTCTCTACCTTGCACCAAGCTCAATCAGGTGGCTGTAGTGAAGTCCCAACCATGCCTCTGGACATGAAGGACCATCCACCCACGGGGTCAAAGTCAACGAGTCTTCCTTCTCATTTGGAAAAGATGGAGATGAAGAATGAAGATGAGCTTGACGTTGAATTGGCTTCCGATTTGCCCGAGGGCATGAATAAATTTGACGATTCTCGCAATCTCCCGGTCGGGGAATTGCCCGGGGGCGATGAGAACAAAGGGCCCAATGTGGAGATGGCCTTGAATGTCCCTGTGGACTTGGCCAATGAGGTTGACCTGCCGAACGTCAGCTCCAGTGAGTCAAATTCagagaacaacaacaacaacactgtGACCACCATCCAGAAGCCGCGCGGAGGAAGCCAATACTCGATTGGGAAAACCATAGATTCCTCAAACATCAATGTCGTTGGCGAGGACTTGGAGTCAGTTTGTAAGAAGATCGACAATCAGTCTACTTGTCATGAAGAAACTGAAATCTCTCCCCATGCCAGTTCTTCCCACTTAGATTCGGCCATTTTGAATATCCCTGAGTCCTCACCTCCTGGTGAATCAGAAGTGACAGGTACCCATGGTGACGATGGAAGACCCACGTCTCCTTGTTCTGCGCCGGCTTCCTCAGACGAATGCATCGTGGCTGAATGCGATATTCCTCTCGGCGCAACGGAGTTGTTGGAAATGTTTCCCGGAAGGCCAGCTGTGGGATCTCAAAGCGTCATTGCCCTGGGCTTCCGAGACATGCCGCTGCCTGGAGCCGAGGACACACGCCTTCTCAGGCCAGTCGAGGGAGCACCTCCGCCCTTGCCGGCCACGGGCCAGTCCGAAGCAAGGTCTGGTCTCAACAACCTCTCCGATCTAATGAGTACTGGGAAAACTGTGGGGGCGGCCACAAAAATCCCGGGAGGAGATCAATCGGAAGAGCAACATGAGGAGACGTTCAACATTGCACCGACAGAAACGATGAACATAGTTCCCCTGGACAACCCAATGAATGGGGATACGAAATATGGGAAGCATCGGAATTCTACTAGCGACCCGATATCTCCTTCATCTTCGTTAGAAATGGAAGGTGATGACATGCCCAGCAAAGCAGAACATTCTGAACCTACACCCTCGGCCAAAGACACCAAAGCTATAGATGCCTTAGAGACCCACAACCCTATTGGTAGTACCGGTCCTTCAGTTGATGCTAGCACTCAAGAGGAAGTGACCTCATCGGATTCATTCCACTTCATGTCCATCAAGGTGGAGTCAAGTTACTCCGAACCATCGCTGGGTAAACCAGGTCAACAATTTGAGGATGAGCGGGTCAAAGATGGAGCAGACACCAAAGCTTGTACTATCGGTAGTCAAGAACATTCGGATGCTGAACAAAAAGTTGACATTGACCAAGCTAATTTGTCAGATCCTGAGTTTGGTTCAAACTCTACATTAAGACATGATTTGCTTCTGCGTTCTGCCTCCTCATCACAAGGACACTTTGAGCCCATTAGGTTTGCAAATATTCAGCCTGCAAATGCTGTTAGCCCATTGAGGGCCCTGAGTTCCACTTTAGAAGTGGGCACGCATGCAATGACAAGTCTGGGAGGGTGCGCTAGTCAGATCAGGCCTCCCACCACACCTCTGGAACCCGTGGAAGATGTTGGCGATGAAGAGGAACCCTCCGACATTCTGCCGGACAACAGTGGTGTTGAGACGATGAAAGATTTGGATACAATACAGGAAGAGAGCAATGAACAAATGGAGCTGTTAGAAAGCTTGCCAGACCACACCGATCAAGGGGAAACCACAGATTCATCATTGGAGAATCTTGCTGACACATTTTCGAATCAAATGATAAAAGATTATCAGGCTGAGCTTTATAAAAATACATCGGAACCTTACTCTGATGACTCACGGACCACAAAGCCTGCAGGCAGTGATGGCATTGGGACAGGAGAGGCTTCAAATGTGTTAGCAGGAGAACCCGCTTTACAGCCAGAGATCCAGAGGACTGAGGTTGGGGATTTTGTAGGGCAGTTGGAAGTGACCAGTACCCACCCAGGAGATGGTGCTTGTAAATTAGACAGTTCCATCAGAGTAGAAGATGATAATCACAGAGTAGAAGCTTCCCACTTCCCATCAGGTGATAATACCTGTAGATCCACCATTGTAGAGTTGGCAGATGTTTGTATGGCTGGACATGTGCCACCTTCTAATGCTCAATCAGAAGATAGTTCCTTTCAACCAAAGACCATGAACGGAATGGGAGAGGAGGCTTCAGCAGATGTTAATTCTGGTAAATTAGACGTTTCTGGTGTCCTTCTCGAAGGTACATTGGACAAGGGGCAAGGGGATTCTGTTGGTCAATTGGAGGTCTCCAACAGCAACCCAAGGAATGATCCTGACCAATCTGAAGTCACAACCATAACAATGGACGATAATGGAAATGGAGTTGAGCTGCCTGGAGCTTTACCTGATGGGCTTGCACGGAAATCAGATGCCACCGATGCGCCAATTGGAGATGGCGACAAGCAGGTCTTCAGCATCTGTTCAGGAACCAGCGTTGAGAAGGTGGAGGTTCCCGACTCAAGAATGGGGGGCACTGACTTTGTTGACGTCGTTGTACCAGAAGTTGACGCCCATAAGTCAACGATGGAAGTCGTGGATGGACCAGTGAAGACGGTCGACACATTGCTGGCCGAAGATGTTGACGGGCTTGAAGAAGTGGGCGCTCTACCAGCGGAAGAGGAGAGCGCATTAGAGGTCGGTGATGCCCGAACAGGCGGAGATCTCAGTCAGGAGACTACGCCAACATTAGAAGCTAAACAAGTAGAAGCCGATCACATTCAACCAGAAGATAATGTTCGTAAATTAGATTCTAATCGTGCAGATTTATGCCAAGATAGAGATACCTCAGAGATCTGCAATACTGCTAAATACTCAGAAACTTTACAGACAAAGTTCCCGGAAACATCGGAGGATTCAGAAGTCTGTACTTCTCCCATGAAGAAGTCTATTAGCCTATTGCAAAATGATTCCAGTGAAGCACCCCACGAAGATGAAACCAGGTTCTCTGAGATTTCACCAGGACCAGAAGACCATAAGGATCAGGCAGAGGTCTCAGATGTTCTCTTGGACGATGCTCCTTACAAGTTAGAGACGGTGGATGCGATGTCAAGTGAAGGTAATCGCAATGAAGGGGACAAATTCACGGACACGTCAACAACTGGAGAGCCGGCACAAGTCGTACCACATAACGAAGCAGACATCTTTACCAACACCCCTGAAGGACTCGAAAATGTAGGGTCCACCCTCAGAGGTGGTCCATTAACAGTCAACAAGGGTTCAGAAGCCACAGGTGGTGAGACACTAAGTACCGTTGAATCGGCAATAGGTAAAGACACAAGTCCAGAAGACCACATGGATACGGGCATAAGAGATGGTGCGGATGAGCCAGGTTCCTTCAGACATCCGCAAGGACATGATGATAGAAGGTTAGAAATTGCAGAGCCAGCATCTACAAGTGATGATCGAGAGATAGAAGTAACTGACACCCAGCTGGGAGATGATTCCCGCTGCTTGGACATCAGAAACCAAGCAGCAGAAAGTCAGCACCAACACGTTGCAATGATCCCACAAATCAGTAGCGATGGTCAACTCAACACCCTCGATTCCTGTCGCACGGAACTCTCCGGGTTGTCACCAGGGCACACTGTTGCACAACACGAGGATGTACGCTTTGAACAAGGAGATGTCAATAAACAACCTGAACTCCCGAACCAAAGCCCGATGGTGGGTGATCGTCAGGAGGTTTGTGAAACGGTGCCAGGACCTTCTCAGTCCACGGTCGAAGACTCGGGTTCTGCAGAGGGGTTGGTCCCCGCGAGCCTGCCTCCGTCAGAGTCCACTGCAGGGTCTGCTGATGAACATCCACCTTGTCCTCAAGGCCTGGCCAACAACATGCCCGGGTTAATCGATCGCGTAGGCCCCGATGACCACACAGGTGTCACCCGACAAGATGTGGAGGTAGTAACTCCAGATGCTGAGGGTGAGTCAGGAAACGCAAGTGATTTAAACCGCCACGTGGTGTCCGGGGAACCAATTGAAGACTTGGAGGTTCATGAGGCACTGAGATCCTCTAAGGTACCAGAGTCTGCACCTGAAGCTGAACTTGACCTTTCCACTGATGAATCCAATAACACAACATCGGATGGATCCAAGTCGGAGGATATTGAGATATGTGACCACCTTATTATCCCGTCAGAGCCAGCTTGCACGCCTTCATCCGTCTCTCCTGTCTGTCTCGGAGCACAAGATGTCACTCGGGACTCTAAGGCAGATGAAGCTGCTTCAAAACGTCAGGTGGTACTGGAAGAGTTGTCAACGAAGGTACCCAGAGATGCGGACGAGAGTGCAGGAGAGAAGGACGCACCTAGTGAGATGTTAGAGTCTTTAGAGTCCTGTCCGCACCAGGAGGCTGAAGGTCCAAGTTGCACACGAGGGCTTGCTGATTTAGAAATGGACTCGCGCTCGAGATCAGACGTAAGCCAGGTTggatcaactcctcttgttccaCAAAAGAGTGAACAAAAACGTGGCAGGGAAGACAGTGATGTAATATTGGAGAGCCCAGGTGAAGGGCAAAGATCCGTTTGCTCAGTGGGTGGGGACGGACAAGGAAAGGATGCCACTTCTCTCCACGCCTCACTCAAGTCGATCGGAGAAAGCCCTCGGGATAAAACGTTAGATACTGTGCAACATTCCCAACTTTCCGCTGACTTTGGTCATTCGCTGGGAGAGGGGCCGGCATTTAATGCGTTGCTCAATATATCCTGCAGAACTCCAGATAGACCTCTTCAATGTCCTCATGCTGCACCAGGTGGCTTTGCTCCAGCGGCAGGATTGGGTTTGGCCTCGGCACCCATCCATTCTGTTGCAGGCCCTACGCACTTGGAAAAAGCTTCCCCGGAGAGCTGTGTGGAACTGGCTGCTCAACGCATTTCTACAG CCCCACAGGTGGCTGAGAGCTTGGAGCGGTGCCCTGGGTTGGGTCAGCTGGACTCTGCCCGGGCAGAAGCCAGGCCCTTGGATACCGAGCCCACCTGCCGGGGCCGTCACGCCTTCAGTCCGTCCGACTCCAGGTCCTCCAGCGAGAGCGAGCTGCCCTTCCCCATCCTGCTGGAAGGCGTAAGGAAGAGAAGCCCACCCCAGCAGGACCCTGTTCAATCAGAGTCCATCGACGCACAGATCCCACTGAAGCAAAGGACATTCGAGACCACCACAGTCAACAGAG GGTCTTGCAATGAATCGGACAGCGATGTCTCTGTACCTGACCTGGAGGAGCCCGAGGTCTCGTCGCCACTTGCCGGACAAGAACAG TTGGCTCAGGCAGTGGGGATTGGCGATGAGCCCATCAGCAAAGCCAAGCAGAGCCGCAGTGAGAAGAAGGCACGCAAG GCCATGTCTAAGCTGGGTCTACGCCAGGTCCATGGTGTGACACGGATAACGATCAGAAAGTCCAAGAACATCCTGTTTGTGATAACAAAACCCGATGTCTTCAAGAGCCCGGTGTCTGACATCTACATCGTCTTCGGAGAAGCTAAG ATTGAAGACCTATCCCAGCAGGCCCACAAGGCAGCAGCTGAGAAGTTCAAGGTTCCCATTGAACATGCGACCTTGATCCCGGAAACAACTCCCACCCTCAGCATTAAGGAGGAGAGCGAGGAAGAGGAG ATGGACGAAACGGGACTGGAAGCGAGAGACATAGAGCTGGTGATGGCCCAGGCTAACGTGTCGCGAGGGAAAGCTGTACGAGCCCTCAGACACAACAAGAATGACATAGTCAACGCTATCATG GAATTAACAATGTAA